The Geotrypetes seraphini chromosome 2, aGeoSer1.1, whole genome shotgun sequence genome contains the following window.
gctctggcatctctctcttctcatttctttccttcccatcccagtctggtatcttctcttccttgattctctggcatctctctcctttcatctctccctccccctccatgctccgatatcttctccttcctttccctcttccttttcccttggtctggcataccttgctccttccctccaagccctggcatctttcattccctccctcatcttccttcttcctctctttatccctccagttgggtgcagtgcaagcaattctctccccctctgctccctttcctccttctgtcacacaaggcctggcgtcatgaacttcttcgggcagcagtaGCATTCACAATGCACTAGGGTTGCCGGcgtcgggccttcttctctgtcaggTCCTGCCTTCAAGGAAACACCTCCACAGAATTTATAATTACATGAGCAATTGTAAACATTGCCCATGTGTATACCACCCCCACTTGCAAATATGTGCAATGTGGGTTAAGCAGAATTTTGGCATTTAACACCCAAGTAAATAGCAAACAAGAGGGGAAGCATTATACTCAACTCCAGTGTAGGCATGTGTGTATGCACTTTATTTTACTATCGGGGCTAGCTGTTAATATTAAGCAGCACTTAAATTggctaaatgccactgaatagtgCAGTTAGCATTAAACACAAAGCTGGCTACTTTAGGGGTGTTTCAGGaacagagtcagcacttggctacTTAAGTGCCAACATTCAGAACTTACAGGTTGATGCTCAGAATTCCCGCGCTGGTCTCTACAGCGCAGAATACCACAGGGAAGAGTGCCAAAAAAAAATAACTTCCCAATGTTCAACCCTAATAAGCTTGAAAATCATACACGCGCTATTAGTGATGAGCATTGGGAAATTATTTTTCAGTAAGAAGGAACATGCCTGGCTCATATGCATAGATGAGGGTAAGCAAAGCTCCTGTGCAAATGTCCAGTCAAAATAGGAAGCAGGGAGCCGGGAAAAGGGCAGTCTCGTACCACACTTCAGTTTACACCTACCCTCTTCAGCTGTGCAGTCATGACTCATCTCCCAGCAAGGTTCAGTTCATTCCCACTAACATTTCATCCACTCAAGTATATTGATGAGGGACTGTAACAAGTCCCTAAGCTGCTGCAGTTAAAAACACACATGCATAAGCTTCAGCTGTAGCAATTAAAACACATCATTTCCTAATGCCAGCTCATTGCTAGCGTTAGGTTTCTTGCGGTAGGGGAAGAGTTTTTGTAAGGGTGTTATTTCTGAGCATTGAGAGGGAATGACTAACTATTTACATGCTATTTGCACTGATGCTCAGCATCCATACTGCGCCTTCTCTCATGCCCTTTGAACATGTGTGCAGGTCGAGCGCTGGTGCTAGTCCAGCGCTTACTGCCTCTAGCGCCTGCAATTGATTCCAAACATCAACCTGTTAGGCAGTCAAAGTTAGCGCATAGGGACaatttaggttcttacctcgttaatcttctttcttgtaaatccatactCTATTCATGAACTCTCAGGTAGCCAATCCCATCTCACGAGAtttcttgtaggaagcttcatttgcatagTTTTTCTCCTCCTTTACCCCTAGACTGTCCTCAAACTTCCAGTGTGTAACAAAGAGGTCAGTTATTCCTGTAGAGGACACAGAGGAGGGAAGGGTATGGGGAAACCTCCTAAGAaataagtctaatctgctcataacaaACATCACAACAATGATCAAAAAGTCTTCCAAAATCTTCTCACTGTTCCTTCCCTAAAACATATAAATACCTTGCGATCCAATAATTTCACGGTTACCGATCACTCGCTCTGGAACCCTATACTAAACTATTTTAAACTCAAAACCAAAACCATTTTAAATCAAAACTTAAAACGTTTCTCTTTACTGACGCTTTTGAACTATAACTGTTCTTATAAGAACAATACAAGACACATTTCCCTCCTCTCATTTTTCCCTTCTATGttccttttctctctctattgtagttccttcccctCTTCCACCCTGTGGCTGTACGTCTCTTCTGTTGGTCTCATGTACAAATCTACCCTAGTAATGTTTTAGCCACCAAttaattaattttctttttaatgtGCCTTATATACTATTTTGATtaatgtacaccacctagaagtctgattaggcggtataaaaaaTTCTAACAGTGTGGAGGTACATTAACGAGAGACCACCTGGAGTAAAGCACACAATATTTGCAGATGGTATCCTTGGAAAGGCTGGTCAAATAAACAAAAAGTCCAACTTACTGGTACTTATGGAGGCAGATAACCAGCGAATCGGTATCTCCCAGGGCAGGCTTCAGGAATAAGAGTGTAGgtttacaagaaaaaagattaacaaggtaagaacctTCTTGTACAACCCCATTCTATTCCTGAACTCTCAGGACATAATAGAGCAGTCTCTCAAGcttagggtgggactgatgagcctgctaCTAGAATCGAAGATACAAATGTGGAATCCTTCTTGGCCGCCACGTCTATTCTGTAAAACTTCATGAATGTATGCAGAGAATAGCAAGTGGCAGCTCTACAAATGTCTTCTGGGGGAAACCACTGAAGATTCTGACCATTAGGAAGCAAAGCCTCATATGGAGTGGACCTTCATGGAAATAGGAGGCCACTTCCTAGCTCCGATATAGGTGGATGAAATGGCTATCTGGAACCAACTGGAAATGGTAACTTTTGATGCCATACTACCCTTACGGGTTGCTCCCGCCAGAACAACAGATCTGACAAACTAAATTTGACTTCCAAGTTTCTCAGCAAAAACCCTGTGCACATCCTATCATGTTTACTTGAACGCGAGGATGCCTAGGCTGGCAAATGCACCTCCTGATTGATGTGGAAGCCAGAAATCACTTTCTGCACGAAAGAGGGAACTGTGTGCAGGGTAATGCTAGAGAGTCCGTAATTCAAAGAAAGGGATCTCTGCAGGACAAAGCCTGCAGTTCGGACAATCTTTGGGCGGAGGTAATGTCCACCAAAAATACTGTCTTGACAGAAAGATTCATCAAAGAAGCTTGGTCCAGTGGCTTTTAGGGCGAACTCACAAGTGCCATGAGAAACAGGTTAAGATTCCAAGTAAGAAACGGCTGATGCAGTGAAGGGCAAAGCTGTAATGGGCCCTTCAAAAACCTAACCACAACTAGATAAGCTGAAACAGAGCTCTTCTGGGGCTTAGGACCAAAGTAAAAAAGCCTGGCTATTTGAACTCTCATTTACTTAATTAATCACAGCTCTTATATATTTATATGCTTATATTTATTTgtaaaagtgctcagaccacaTAACCCTATGTTTAGTGATGACACTAAACTGCGGTTATtgtagggaccatcatagcatttTTACTGTCCCTGACCCAGCCATAGTTGTTATTAATATTCACTTGTTATAAACAAGTTTGACTTATCTGTAATGGTTAGCAGGTTGGGCCCTCTTTCTTCCGCAGTGGTGAAATGTATATAAAAGTGCTACCAGTGCTGTAAAGTGCAATATTATTACTTTATCATGTCGAACTCCGTAACCCCCTGACTCGAGTTTcggctcttcatcaggaggggataTTTATCATAGCTTGTCACAGCAACTTATGCCCAACTGGTTAGAAATCCGGATTAAATGTGCCTTTCAGCACTgcataagtgataaatagtagtagtaggcctTTACTGAACAGTAATTGCCCTTTAAATGGCAGCTTACTTAGGGTctaatccacagcatccactgtctaaTCCACAGCATTCAGCATGCAGAAATAGAGTAAGCTCACAGCCCTGAAAAGGTCACACAGAGCATCATCCATGTAGTCCACTCGTGATCAAAAATGGAAGATCCATATCTACGATAGTGTCAGAATTGTGACGCAACTTGGAGTGAAAGGCTCTGGCAACAAATGATGCCGCCGCAGCCACTTTCAAACTAGAGTCCGTGGAGTTGAAAAGATGAGCACAAAATCTATCCTGTGGTCTGGGGCATCCTTCAACACCTCACTGCTTCACTGGGGAGAGAGGTGCACTTATAACTTGTGCCACCAGAGAACCCACCTTCAGGGAAACAAAAATCCAATTAAAAGTATCCACATCGGATAGAGTTTACACATAGCCTTAGCTACTTGCAGGGACGCTTCTGGCATTTCCCAGTGATACATAAGCATCTTCGTGATGTTTGGATGGTCTGGAAAACAAGACGACTGTAGCTTTGTTCTACTCATAAGAGAGCACTGTGATGCCGAAGGTTGAAGAGTCTCTAATTTTAACTCTTGCAGGGATTCAGAGATCATCCCCATCAGTGTTGATAGTCTGAACAGTCTCTACACAGTGGGGTCCTCCCCAAGATCCAGTGTCCCCCAGATTTGGGTCCTGCAGCTCTGTGGCTGCAGCATCATTACCCACAGTAGAAGTTCCTGTCAGTGAAAGTAAAGGCATAAAAACATAATCCTGATCATCCAAATTGTCTGCAGGAGAACTGTTCCCCACCTGCGCATGGCACTGCTGTTGGGGACTTATGGTCTTGGAAGGAGAGACCCCAGGCATTAACAGAGCTGCAATACTAGAAGGAGTCACGGAACCCTCGTTAATCAAATAAGCCTGAAATATCACATTAAAATCAGGGAGAAATCCTTGCCCTTGAGGGGAAAGGATCCCTGTGGTCCCTTTTTTTATTTAGCTTTTACAGGATTTCAGCACCAAATCATTGCTGCGCTTCACCAGGAATGCACTTGTGCTGTCCCCCAACTCAAATTTGGACTTTTGGGATGGTCCATAGATGGACTGGGCACCAGAACCCCCTGAAGGGGCAGAGGGGGGGGGCAAAGTAGACACTGCTGCCCTCCCTCCACCTTGTGGAACACAGATGCTCCTCCGATAGCCATCTGCTGCAAACAGGACATGAATCCACAGTATCCTACCCTGAGAAGTCCATCCCACCAGTTTTTGAGCAAAAATGAAGTGTTTGAGGCAGATATAAGCTTTTATCTTCAAATTGGGAAATCTAAGATGACCACCATGGTAGCGATTTTAGTGTTAGAAACAGCCCAGGAAAGCTaaaccaaaaaatgaaaaatagcaattttagcttttttcaggggggggggagacccaGGACTAATCTCCAAACCTCACAAAATGTGGTTTTGGAGACccgtcccccccctccccaaaatctATCTGCCAGGCTGTCAGCCTGCTACTccactgtgccatgctgtgtgctgggaACTGCAAAATGGAAGCTATAAAAGCacacagggagatcctctgcctcaaaccCTGGAACCTAGACCGCCTGTTTCTTCTGTCTCTCAGGTCCGACCCTGGGCCAGAGACCTTAACACCCTCTGGATCCTATGTGTGTaaacagcaggggggggggatgcagtAGGCCCCAATCCTGGATACATCACCATGGAGCCACACAGCCTGCACTTGAACACAATAGCAGACGAATCTGAGGTGAGCAATGCTCCCAAGGGAATGACCCTAAGCTCCCAAACTGTGAATGCAGGCTGCCCAGGTGGGCGCACTGCCTAGTACCCAATCCCCTAGAAGCAGACTCTCCACCTCAGAGTTTGCAATCTTCCGCAGCCAGAGCAGTCCCCCAAGGGGATCCTCTGTAGCACCAAAAATAAACCACGCCAAGTGGAAGGAAAAAATactgaatttaaagaaaaataaacatgagcttAAAAAGCTAGGATTGTCTCCCCTGTAGAAGATAACTGGAAGTTGGAGGGCAGTCCAGGGGAAATAGGAGGAGTAAAActatgcaaatgaagcttcctataAGAGATCTCATGAGATGGGATTCACTACCTGACAGTTCACGAATAGAGTGGGGGTTGTACAAGAAATGTCTTGTCCTATTTTTATGCAGTAACCCATGGTTGCTTAAGTGATGTATATTGACTTAAGCAGCTACTCGCTAGCCAACTTAAAAATAACCAGCTATTCAAAGTATAAACCTGCACAGGTCCTGACTTTGAATAGCTAGGAATAATGTTGAcagtccaatatttatttctatgTAATTTGTTTACTCTTATTAAAACTaaatatgctgatttttaaaggaATTTCAGATGAAAATTGAGTAAGAGCActtaaaaacattttattaattgTAGTAGTATTTAACTGTAAACCAATTATGCGGGGGGAAATAACATACTAAGTTCATTACAAGATAACCCCTACAAAATGTGTAAAAATTAGTCAAGATTAAGTGCAAGAATACAGACAATACCTGTCAGAAGGTAACTGTAACAAAACAATGATAGCCTCACCTAAAATAAAAAGGCTGCAACTGTAACATTCCACCACAATTTCTGCAAGCTAATTTTCCTGCTGAAAAGTTTCAaaatatttcctttgttttaatcTTAGAAACTATTTCACTTGCCTAAGAACTGAAGAATGTAATGATGTAAAATATACAgatgtgtgtatatgtatttatatacaatacacacacacacacttgcgcTGTCAAAAACACACCATATGCCATTTCACTAGAGCAAATAAGGCAGGCCAGTACCAGCTGGTCTTATTTACAGATGGGTAGAAATCAGAGAGCAGCAGCCTGAATCTCACATGTCACTCCAAAATAAATTGGTGAAATGCAGATGTGTTTGTATAGGACCCCGTCTTAGGCAACTCAGGTAAAAATGATGCCTACCCATCAGGAGGTAGTTTATGACTGTGTGTGTTTAAGCTGAACTTCAAGCTGTCCAATGAGCCCACCGTTACAAGCAATACTTGCAATAGATAAAAATGAACATTCTTAGACTACTCCATCACCTCCTTCCACAATggcttgttttttctttttttgtcttaTTTCCAAACATTGTGTGATAGCTAGTGCTCCACCTTTTAGGAACCGTATAAAATTGTCTCCCACCAGAGGACCAAGCGCAAACAGATTAGGTTCTTTTGTGGCTTCATATGTGAATGGATTAATCTCAACCGGATTACCCTTACATGTAATTGGCTGATTGGGGTTATGACCTATGCTTTGTCCTTGCTCTTTCAAAAAGAATAGATTAGGGTGTGAACCTATCAATACCAAGGCCATGGAGATTTTGAAAACCTTCTTTAGTCCAGAGGCACTCTGTAGGACACACTTCATGTCTGGTTTAAATGAGAGCACACAGTGCTCAGGAAAGCTGGTGTATGTAGGATGTAGGGTAGATATTACTGCATCTGACTGTGTACACATCATATTATGGACCTTGTGATATTCAGGATAAAGGGTTTTAGGAAGCTGCTTAAAAATTAAGCTTGGATCATTGGCCTTTCTGCGAAATACATGAATTACAGGTATATTGTTGTTATAAGCACATAGTACTGCATCAGCTGCAGTAAGTCCAGCCCCCACAACCAACACAGGGTCTACTTTGCCACTCAACTTTCCTTTAATAATGGCACCTTCAAAGTTACGCACAGAGTGATGGACAAAAGGCAAGTCTTCTCCTTCAGTTTTCAAGCGGGCAGGGGAATCAAAGGTTCCTGTAGCGAGAGCTACATTCTCAGcaaaaatactgaatggaatatGAGAGCCATCAGTTGTTTTCTGATAACCACAGACTTCCCAGTTTCTCTTGGTTAAAGTGGcccattcattttcattttcGATTTGCAGCTCCTGCTCTGAAGCAAATGTGTTTTCATCTTTTTCCTGGTCTCGGTAAAGTCTTAATACAGAAGTAATATATGTATTTTCTATAAAGTTTCTCTGGAGACCCATGACTTTTATATACTGCTTGTAGTATGAGGCAATTTCCTCTGGTGTTGCTCTGTCACATTTTATGTTtctgaaacaaaaacaaaaaaacacaacaaaacacAATTATTAGGTGTTAATACAACCATGGGggaaaatacattacattacattagggacttctattccgcctaaaccttgcagttcaaggcggattacaaaagagctaactggacatttccagtgaagttacaacagttttgtttttttgtttgtttgattttttttttttttactacaactTCTCATCTTATTCAATTTGATTCATCATTTTAAATTTGAATCACAATACTGGTAAGTGCTTTATGATTTTTATTCTAAATATTTCAGCTGTCAGACTATATGTTTAGCTCCTGCTATCTATTATCTTGACCTTAATTGTTTTGTTATATTGTGCTATGTATCTGCCTAGCCCAGTGCACAGAAGATTCCTTCACACTGCTAACTCTTAAAGCAACTGCTATGTATATTGGGGGAAAAAAGGTTCTAATAGAATTTGATTGTTGCATCAAAATTGTCTCATTGTTCCTCCTACAGAACATTTGTGATAGGGAACTTTGTTGAACCACTGAGTAGTTCACTCACTCATTCCTGGGTTTTCAAATTATAGACAACCAATAATCATTAACAATATTTCTCAGCCACATATAGGCAATCTTGCAGACTGTTAACCCTATTATAGTACCACTTATTCATATCTATTCCAAACAATCAAGATGacttttaccatatatactcaaatatatttAAGTCAATCTGAgtataaggaggaaaaaaggttgacttgaatataagaccgggtgtgtgtgtgttaatattcatgtgccttgCCCGGATccatgccctgccctgcccccccctcactccctcctctgccaggctctgcacacagcccccctccttgcctgtaccctgtcccccccttctcatccgatgtcctgcaggcctgccGTATGACATGGTGGGCTGGAACAGGAgcgatccctcccatctcctgtcccagctgactgccaattttttttttacctttatccCGCCTTCCCCTGCATACCTTTTGGAATCCCTAGTGATTCAGCGGTATACCag
Protein-coding sequences here:
- the OSGIN2 gene encoding oxidative stress-induced growth inhibitor 2 isoform X3 — its product is MNGGYNGRTIAISSVVKSSGFESEGQSLSSLVLSLNNRLGRTETMPLEETALLGDPPLTVPMVIIGNGPSGICLSYVLSGYRPYLSEEAVHPNPILHSKLEEARHLSILDQDLEYLSEGLEGRSSNPVAVLFDTLLHPDVDFGYNYPSVLQWKLEQHHYIPHIVLGKGPPGGAWHAIDGSMLTISLGEWMELPGLKFKDWIAGKRRNIKCDRATPEEIASYYKQYIKVMGLQRNFIENTYITSVLRLYRDQEKDENTFASEQELQIENENEWATLTKRNWEVCGYQKTTDGSHIPFSIFAENVALATGTFDSPARLKTEGEDLPFVHHSVRNFEGAIIKGKLSGKVDPVLVVGAGLTAADAVLCAYNNNIPVIHVFRRKANDPSLIFKQLPKTLYPEYHKVHNMMCTQSDAVISTLHPTYTSFPEHCVLSFKPDMKCVLQSASGLKKVFKISMALVLIGSHPNLFFLKEQGQSIGHNPNQPITCKGNPVEINPFTYEATKEPNLFALGPLVGDNFIRFLKGGALAITQCLEIRQKKKKQAIVEGGDGVV
- the OSGIN2 gene encoding oxidative stress-induced growth inhibitor 2 isoform X2; this translates as MPLGFPPLAVGCCKRTILVTPATAVVGADTCEASEGVCPVRCSEPNRLGRTETMPLEETALLGDPPLTVPMVIIGNGPSGICLSYVLSGYRPYLSEEAVHPNPILHSKLEEARHLSILDQDLEYLSEGLEGRSSNPVAVLFDTLLHPDVDFGYNYPSVLQWKLEQHHYIPHIVLGKGPPGGAWHAIDGSMLTISLGEWMELPGLKFKDWIAGKRRNIKCDRATPEEIASYYKQYIKVMGLQRNFIENTYITSVLRLYRDQEKDENTFASEQELQIENENEWATLTKRNWEVCGYQKTTDGSHIPFSIFAENVALATGTFDSPARLKTEGEDLPFVHHSVRNFEGAIIKGKLSGKVDPVLVVGAGLTAADAVLCAYNNNIPVIHVFRRKANDPSLIFKQLPKTLYPEYHKVHNMMCTQSDAVISTLHPTYTSFPEHCVLSFKPDMKCVLQSASGLKKVFKISMALVLIGSHPNLFFLKEQGQSIGHNPNQPITCKGNPVEINPFTYEATKEPNLFALGPLVGDNFIRFLKGGALAITQCLEIRQKKKKQAIVEGGDGVV
- the OSGIN2 gene encoding oxidative stress-induced growth inhibitor 2 isoform X1 — encoded protein: MPLGFPPLAVGCCKRTILVTPATAVVGADTCEASEGVCPVRCSEPNRGFESEGQSLSSLVLSLNNRLGRTETMPLEETALLGDPPLTVPMVIIGNGPSGICLSYVLSGYRPYLSEEAVHPNPILHSKLEEARHLSILDQDLEYLSEGLEGRSSNPVAVLFDTLLHPDVDFGYNYPSVLQWKLEQHHYIPHIVLGKGPPGGAWHAIDGSMLTISLGEWMELPGLKFKDWIAGKRRNIKCDRATPEEIASYYKQYIKVMGLQRNFIENTYITSVLRLYRDQEKDENTFASEQELQIENENEWATLTKRNWEVCGYQKTTDGSHIPFSIFAENVALATGTFDSPARLKTEGEDLPFVHHSVRNFEGAIIKGKLSGKVDPVLVVGAGLTAADAVLCAYNNNIPVIHVFRRKANDPSLIFKQLPKTLYPEYHKVHNMMCTQSDAVISTLHPTYTSFPEHCVLSFKPDMKCVLQSASGLKKVFKISMALVLIGSHPNLFFLKEQGQSIGHNPNQPITCKGNPVEINPFTYEATKEPNLFALGPLVGDNFIRFLKGGALAITQCLEIRQKKKKQAIVEGGDGVV
- the OSGIN2 gene encoding oxidative stress-induced growth inhibitor 2 isoform X4 — encoded protein: MPLEETALLGDPPLTVPMVIIGNGPSGICLSYVLSGYRPYLSEEAVHPNPILHSKLEEARHLSILDQDLEYLSEGLEGRSSNPVAVLFDTLLHPDVDFGYNYPSVLQWKLEQHHYIPHIVLGKGPPGGAWHAIDGSMLTISLGEWMELPGLKFKDWIAGKRRNIKCDRATPEEIASYYKQYIKVMGLQRNFIENTYITSVLRLYRDQEKDENTFASEQELQIENENEWATLTKRNWEVCGYQKTTDGSHIPFSIFAENVALATGTFDSPARLKTEGEDLPFVHHSVRNFEGAIIKGKLSGKVDPVLVVGAGLTAADAVLCAYNNNIPVIHVFRRKANDPSLIFKQLPKTLYPEYHKVHNMMCTQSDAVISTLHPTYTSFPEHCVLSFKPDMKCVLQSASGLKKVFKISMALVLIGSHPNLFFLKEQGQSIGHNPNQPITCKGNPVEINPFTYEATKEPNLFALGPLVGDNFIRFLKGGALAITQCLEIRQKKKKQAIVEGGDGVV